A DNA window from Ficedula albicollis isolate OC2 chromosome 1, FicAlb1.5, whole genome shotgun sequence contains the following coding sequences:
- the ERCC5 gene encoding DNA repair protein complementing XP-G cells isoform X2, which translates to MGVQGLWKLLECTGRPINPETLEGKILAVDISIWLNQAIKGARDRGGVSVRNAHLLTLFHRLCKLLFFRIRPVFVFDGEAPLLKRQTLAKRRQRKEIAINDSRKTAEKLLKTLLKRHVIKTALTGKRNETLPSITQVQREGIDDMYALPPLEDEEKNSSEEEEEKEWQMRMSQKKMLQEQLCENPYSVDIESEDFHKLPPEIKHEILTDIKELTKRRRTLFEAMPEDSNDFSQYQLRGLLKKSSLNRCIENVEKEMNQQHSGEIQTQYENEGGFVKEVESRKVVSEETSHYILIKGIQAREAMSRDLETTAGPSSKMHELTKLNKISESPADAKLSTSDKMQPEEGDKVVAAPPSPRTLLAIQAAMVESSSEEELDAGQLNVDQFVSEEGSVSPRTLRAIQQALSEDDKGEEVVTATTDGMLSERPEGKDFLPSSSDEEQIPEVKEEKNIPTATINSSIQVTMQDAKFKQKCQELEKNRVTPKDTGIFRDENYSAIENTRKVKEDIEKDENDSENHNAPKDNSISIGETYIDNTIKDTEDVDKEENGSKSHVSPNDTSRSRAENYFHINNTRKDKGDLDKEKNGSKMDSESLGDKDMNLCLQKPSRSPVQTSINALIHAETIDLSKNEKNLKISENKQEVISQSEKNVSEDIRSFPETRDPEEEREGISQSEDSDSDGSFIEVDAEASNEAEFPAKYDEEMSDEPALPEGETDRPDAFTLDLLKDSDGVQLGNTQNVEREADGKDAVDEWQDISLEELEELEKNLSAEQNTLQSQKQQQERVAASVTGQMFLESQELLRLFGIPYIEAPMEAEAQCAVLDLTDQTSGTITDDSDVWLFGARHVYKNFFSQSKYIEYYQYVDFQNQLGLDRSKLINLAYLLGSDYTEGIPNVGFVTAMEILNEFPGHGLEPLLKFAEWWNEAQKSKKVRPNPHDTKVKKKLRELQLYSGFPNPAVAEAYLKPVVDESRGSFIWGKPDVEQIREFCKDHFGWTRTKIDGILLPVMKQLNLQQTQLRIDSFFRLEQHEKQAIKSQRLRRAVTCLKRKEKEADDEVQEDTAGTEMELKQPGKRRGEGTTGPANQAAATEVQSGKRRKHSDSRKEFLYGGGFVGNLHLSETSSDSSVEESKGRDLGKSKRKKNMSAAETADHKEKKGHSSSSDEDEDLGNVVMVTAKPVFEGRKKKSRGKRGIRKKIS; encoded by the exons ATGGGAGTTCAAGGACTTTGGAAGCTGCTTGAGTGCACTGGGAGACCCATAAACCCTGAAACGCTGGAAGGGAAAATTCTTGCTGTTG ATATCAGTATTTGGTTGAACCAAGCAATAAAGGGAGCCAGAGATCGTGGTGGTGTTTCTGTTCGGAATGCTCACCTGCTCACTCTGTTTCATCGACTCTGCAAGTTACTGTTTTTCCGGATTCGCCCCGTCTTTGTTTTTGATGGAGAGGCACCTCTTCTGAAGAGACAAACCTTG GCTAAGCGAagacaaagaaaggaaattgcCATCAATGATTCcaggaaaactgcagagaaactCTTGAAAACACTTTTGAAGAGACATGTTATCAAAACTGCTCTTACAGgcaaaag AAATGAAACTTTGCCCAGTATTACACAAGTTCAAAGAGAAGGAATTGATGATATGTATGCACTGCCTCCTTTAGAGGATGAAGAGAAGAATAG ctcagaggaggaggaggaaaaagaatggCAAATGAGAATGAGCCAAAAAAAGATGTTGCAA GAACAGTTATGTGAAAATCCTTATTCTGTAGATATTGAATCAGAAGATTTCCACAAGCTGcctccagaaataaaacatgagaTCTTGACTGATATTAAAGAACTTACAAAGCGAAGAAGAACCTTATTTGAAGCAATGCCAGAG gaCTCCAATGACTTTTCCCAGTACCAGCTCAGGGGTTTGCTTAAAAAAAGCAGCCTCAATCGGTGCatagaaaatgtagaaaaagaaatgaatcAACAGCACTCGGGTGAAATCCAAACACAATATGAAAATGAAGGTGGTTTTGTGAAAGAAGTGGAATCAAGGAAGGTGGTCTCTGAAGAGACTTCTCACTATATTCTGATAAAGG GTATTCAAGCAAGAGAAGCTATGAGTAGAGACTTGGAAACTACTGCAGGACCCTCATCAAAAATGCATGAATTGactaaattaaataaaatcagtgaaTCTCCTGCTGATGCAAAGCTGTCTACATCTGACAAGATGCAGCCAGAGGAAGGTGACAAGGTGGTGGCAGCACCCCCGTCTCCTCGGACTTTGCTTGCTATCCAGGCAGCCATGGTGGAAAGCAGCTCAGAAGAAGAACTGGATGCAGGACAATTGAACGTGGACCAATTTGTGTCAGAGGAAGGCAGTGTGTCTCCAAGAACACTGCGGGCAATTCAGCAAGCTCTGAGTGAAGATGATAAAGGGGAGGAAGTTGTTACTGCTACAACTGATGGAATGCTATCAGAAAGACCAGAAGGGAAGGATTTTCTGCCTAGTAGCTCAGATGAGGAGCAGATTCCTGAagttaaggaggaaaaaaacattcctaCAGCTACAATTAATTCATCAATCCAAGTGACTATGCAAGATGctaaatttaaacaaaagtgTCAGGAGTTGGAAAAAAATCGTGTTACACCCAAAGACACTGGTATATTCAGAGATGAGAATTATTCTGCTATTGAAAATACTAGAAAAGTTAAAGAAGATatagaaaaagatgaaaatgatTCAGAAAATCATAATGCACCCAAGGACAACAGTATATCCATAGGTGAAACTTATATTGACAATACTATAAAAGACACAGAAGATGTagacaaggaagaaaatggttCCAAAAGTCATGTTTCACCAAATGATACCAGTAGATCCAgagctgaaaattattttcatattaacaATACTAGAAAAGACAAAGGAGActtagacaaagaaaaaaatggttccAAAATGGACTCAGAGTCTCTGGGAGATAAAGATATGAATTTGTGTTTGCAGAAGCCAAGCCGTTCTCCTGTGCAAACTAGTATAAATGCTTTGATTCATGCTGAAACAATAGACCTttctaaaaatgagaaaaacttgaaaatttctgaaaataaacaggaagTAATTTCACAATCAGAGAAGAATGTATCTGAGGATATTAGATCTTTTCCAGAAACAAGAGATcctgaggaggaaagagaagggatATCACAGTCCGAAGACAGTGATTCTGATG GAAGCTTTATTGAAGTGGATGCTGAGGCCAGTAATGAGGCTGAGTTTCCTGCTAAATATGATGAAGAAATGAGTGATGAACCAGCACTTCCAGAAGGGGAGACAGACCGACCTGATGCTTTTACACTGGACTTGCTGAAGGACTCTGATGGGGTCCAGTTGGGAAACACTCAGAATGTTGAAAGAGAAGCTGATGGTAAAGATGCAGTGGATGAGTGGCAAGACATCAGTTTG gAAGAACTAGAAGAATTGGAAAAGAACCTTTCTGCTGAGCAGAATACGCTTCAGTCtcaaaaacagcagcaggaacgTGTTGCTGCTTCTGTAACAGGACAGATGTTCTTGGAAAGCCAG gagctgctccgTCTGTTTGGCATTCCATACATCGAGGCTCCGATGGAGGCAGAGGCACAGTGTGCCGTGCTGGACCTTACTGATCAGACCTCTGGGACAATCACCGATGACAGTGATGTTTGGTTGTTTGGAGCACGACATGTTTATAAAAACTTCTTCAGTCAGAGCAAATACATAGAATATTATCAGTATGTTGACTTTCAGAACCAACTAG GGTTGGATAGAAGCAAGCTAATTAATTTGGCATACTTGCTTGGAAGTGACTACACTGAGGGCATCCCAAATGTCGGATTTGTAACAGCGATGGagattttaaatgaatttcCTGGGCATGGCTTGGAACCTCTCTTAAAATTCGC tgagTGGTGGAATGAGGCTCAGAAGAGTAAGAAAGTGAGGCCGAATCCACATGACACCAAAGTCAAGAAGAAACTGCGGGAGCTGCAGCTTTATTCAGgtttcccaaatcctgcagtggcagaagcTTACCTGAAGCCTGTGGTGGATGAGTCAAGGGGTTCATTCATCTGGGGAAAGCCTGATGTAGAGCAGATCAGAGA ATTCTGCAAGGATCACTTTGGCTGGACTAGGACGAAGATAGATGGAATCCTTTTGCCTGTGATGAAACAACTGAACTTGCAGCAG ACTCAGCTTCGAATTGATTCATTCTTCAGACTAGAACAGCATGAAAAACAAGCTATTAAAAGTCAGAGACTGCGCAGAGCTGTGACATGtctgaagagaaaggagaaggaagcagaTGATGAAGTTCAGGaggacactgctggcacagAAATGGAACTtaaacagcctgggaaaaggagaggggaaggtaCCACAGGCCCTGCGAATCAAGCTGCAGCAACAGAAGTACAGagtggaaagagaagaaaacattcagattccagaaaagaatttttatatgGAGGTGGTTTTGTTGGAAATTTGCATCTTTCAGAAACTTCTAGTGACTCCTCAGTGGAGGAATCCAAAGGCAGAGATTTAGGCaagagcaaaaggaagaaaaatatgtctgcagcagagacagcagaccataaagagaaaaaagggcaCAGTAGCTCAAGTGATGAGGATGAAGACCTGGGAAATGTAGTCATGGTGACTGCCAAACCTGTGtttgaaggcagaaaaaagaaatcacgGGGCAAGAGaggaataagaaagaaaatatcttaa
- the ERCC5 gene encoding DNA repair protein complementing XP-G cells isoform X1 produces MGVQGLWKLLECTGRPINPETLEGKILAVDISIWLNQAIKGARDRGGVSVRNAHLLTLFHRLCKLLFFRIRPVFVFDGEAPLLKRQTLAKRRQRKEIAINDSRKTAEKLLKTLLKRHVIKTALTGKRNETLPSITQVQREGIDDMYALPPLEDEEKNSSEEEEEKEWQMRMSQKKMLQEQLCENPYSVDIESEDFHKLPPEIKHEILTDIKELTKRRRTLFEAMPEDSNDFSQYQLRGLLKKSSLNRCIENVEKEMNQQHSGEIQTQYENEGGFVKEVESRKVVSEETSHYILIKGIQAREAMSRDLETTAGPSSKMHELTKLNKISESPADAKLSTSDKMQPEEGDKVVAAPPSPRTLLAIQAAMVESSSEEELDAGQLNVDQFVSEEGSVSPRTLRAIQQALSEDDKGEEVVTATTDGMLSERPEGKDFLPSSSDEEQIPEVKEEKNIPTATINSSIQVTMQDAKFKQKCQELEKNRVTPKDTGIFRDENYSAIENTRKVKEDIEKDENDSENHNAPKDNSISIGETYIDNTIKDTEDVDKEENGSKSHVSPNDTSRSRAENYFHINNTRKDKGDLDKEKNGSKMDSESLGDKDMNLCLQKPSRSPVQTSINALIHAETIDLSKNEKNLKISENKQEVISQSEKNVSEDIRSFPETRDPEEEREGISQSEDSDSDGSFIEVDAEASNEAEFPAKYDEEMSDEPALPEGETDRPDAFTLDLLKDSDGVQLGNTQNVEREADGKDAVDEWQDISLEELEELEKNLSAEQNTLQSQKQQQERVAASVTGQMFLESQELLRLFGIPYIEAPMEAEAQCAVLDLTDQTSGTITDDSDVWLFGARHVYKNFFSQSKYIEYYQYVDFQNQLGLDRSKLINLAYLLGSDYTEGIPNVGFVTAMEILNEFPGHGLEPLLKFAEWWNEAQKSKKVRPNPHDTKVKKKLRELQLYSGFPNPAVAEAYLKPVVDESRGSFIWGKPDVEQIREFCKDHFGWTRTKIDGILLPVMKQLNLQQTQLRIDSFFRLEQHEKQAIKSQRLRRAVTCLKRKEKEADDEVQEDTAGTEMELKQPGKRRGEGTTGPANQAAATEVQSGKRRKHSDSRKEFLYGGGFVGNLHLSETSSDSSVEESKGRDLGKSKRKKNMSAAETADHKEKKGHSSSSDEDEDLGNVVMVTAKPVFEGRKKKSRGKRGIRKKIS; encoded by the exons ATGGGAGTTCAAGGACTTTGGAAGCTGCTTGAATGCACTGGGAGACCCATAAACCCTGAAACGCTGGAAGGGAAAATTCTTGCTGTTG ATATCAGTATTTGGTTGAACCAAGCAATAAAGGGAGCCAGAGATCGTGGTGGTGTTTCTGTTCGGAATGCTCACCTGCTCACTCTGTTTCATCGACTCTGCAAGTTACTGTTTTTCCGGATTCGCCCCGTCTTTGTTTTTGATGGAGAGGCACCTCTTCTGAAGAGACAAACCTTG GCTAAGCGAagacaaagaaaggaaattgcCATCAATGATTCcaggaaaactgcagagaaactCTTGAAAACACTTTTGAAGAGACATGTTATCAAAACTGCTCTTACAGgcaaaag AAATGAAACTTTGCCCAGTATTACACAAGTTCAAAGAGAAGGAATTGATGATATGTATGCACTGCCTCCTTTAGAGGATGAAGAGAAGAATAG ctcagaggaggaggaggaaaaagaatggCAAATGAGAATGAGCCAAAAAAAGATGTTGCAA GAACAGTTATGTGAAAATCCTTATTCTGTAGATATTGAATCAGAAGATTTCCACAAGCTGcctccagaaataaaacatgagaTCTTGACTGATATTAAAGAACTTACAAAGCGAAGAAGAACCTTATTTGAAGCAATGCCAGAG gaCTCCAATGACTTTTCCCAGTACCAGCTCAGGGGTTTGCTTAAAAAAAGCAGCCTCAATCGGTGCatagaaaatgtagaaaaagaaatgaatcAACAGCACTCGGGTGAAATCCAAACACAATATGAAAATGAAGGTGGTTTTGTGAAAGAAGTGGAATCAAGGAAGGTGGTCTCTGAAGAGACTTCTCACTATATTCTGATAAAGG GTATTCAAGCAAGAGAAGCTATGAGTAGAGACTTGGAAACTACTGCAGGACCCTCATCAAAAATGCATGAATTGactaaattaaataaaatcagtgaaTCTCCTGCTGATGCAAAGCTGTCTACATCTGACAAGATGCAGCCAGAGGAAGGTGACAAGGTGGTGGCAGCACCCCCGTCTCCTCGGACTTTGCTTGCTATCCAGGCAGCCATGGTGGAAAGCAGCTCAGAAGAAGAACTGGATGCAGGACAATTGAACGTGGACCAATTTGTGTCAGAGGAAGGCAGTGTGTCTCCAAGAACACTGCGGGCAATTCAGCAAGCTCTGAGTGAAGATGATAAAGGGGAGGAAGTTGTTACTGCTACAACTGATGGAATGCTATCAGAAAGACCAGAAGGGAAGGATTTTCTGCCTAGTAGCTCAGATGAGGAGCAGATTCCTGAagttaaggaggaaaaaaacattcctaCAGCTACAATTAATTCATCAATCCAAGTGACTATGCAAGATGctaaatttaaacaaaagtgTCAGGAGTTGGAAAAAAATCGTGTTACACCCAAAGACACTGGTATATTCAGAGATGAGAATTATTCTGCTATTGAAAATACTAGAAAAGTTAAAGAAGATatagaaaaagatgaaaatgatTCAGAAAATCATAATGCACCCAAGGACAACAGTATATCCATAGGTGAAACTTATATTGACAATACTATAAAAGACACAGAAGATGTagacaaggaagaaaatggttCCAAAAGTCATGTTTCACCAAATGATACCAGTAGATCCAgagctgaaaattattttcatattaacaATACTAGAAAAGACAAAGGAGActtagacaaagaaaaaaatggttccAAAATGGACTCAGAGTCTCTGGGAGATAAAGATATGAATTTGTGTTTGCAGAAGCCAAGCCGTTCTCCTGTGCAAACTAGTATAAATGCTTTGATTCATGCTGAAACAATAGACCTttctaaaaatgagaaaaacttgaaaatttctgaaaataaacaggaagTAATTTCACAATCAGAGAAGAATGTATCTGAGGATATTAGATCTTTTCCAGAAACAAGAGATcctgaggaggaaagagaagggatATCACAGTCCGAAGACAGTGATTCTGATG GAAGCTTTATTGAAGTGGATGCTGAGGCCAGTAATGAGGCTGAGTTTCCTGCTAAATATGATGAAGAAATGAGTGATGAACCAGCACTTCCAGAAGGGGAGACAGACCGACCTGATGCTTTTACACTGGACTTGCTGAAGGACTCTGATGGGGTCCAGTTGGGAAACACTCAGAATGTTGAAAGAGAAGCTGATGGTAAAGATGCAGTGGATGAGTGGCAAGACATCAGTTTG gAAGAACTAGAAGAATTGGAAAAGAACCTTTCTGCTGAGCAGAATACGCTTCAGTCtcaaaaacagcagcaggaacgTGTTGCTGCTTCTGTAACAGGACAGATGTTCTTGGAAAGCCAG gagctgctccgTCTGTTTGGCATTCCATACATCGAGGCTCCGATGGAGGCAGAGGCACAGTGTGCCGTGCTGGACCTTACTGATCAGACCTCTGGGACAATCACCGATGACAGTGATGTTTGGTTGTTTGGAGCACGACATGTTTATAAAAACTTCTTCAGTCAGAGCAAATACATAGAATATTATCAGTATGTTGACTTTCAGAACCAACTAG GGTTGGATAGAAGCAAGCTAATTAATTTGGCATACTTGCTTGGAAGTGACTACACTGAGGGCATCCCAAATGTCGGATTTGTAACAGCGATGGagattttaaatgaatttcCTGGGCATGGCTTGGAACCTCTCTTAAAATTCGC tgagTGGTGGAATGAGGCTCAGAAGAGTAAGAAAGTGAGGCCGAATCCACATGACACCAAAGTCAAGAAGAAACTGCGGGAGCTGCAGCTTTATTCAGgtttcccaaatcctgcagtggcagaagcTTACCTGAAGCCTGTGGTGGATGAGTCAAGGGGTTCATTCATCTGGGGAAAGCCTGATGTAGAGCAGATCAGAGA ATTCTGCAAGGATCACTTTGGCTGGACTAGGACGAAGATAGATGGAATCCTTTTGCCTGTGATGAAACAACTGAACTTGCAGCAG ACTCAGCTTCGAATTGATTCATTCTTCAGACTAGAACAGCATGAAAAACAAGCTATTAAAAGTCAGAGACTGCGCAGAGCTGTGACATGtctgaagagaaaggagaaggaagcagaTGATGAAGTTCAGGaggacactgctggcacagAAATGGAACTtaaacagcctgggaaaaggagaggggaaggtaCCACAGGCCCTGCGAATCAAGCTGCAGCAACAGAAGTACAGagtggaaagagaagaaaacattcagattccagaaaagaatttttatatgGAGGTGGTTTTGTTGGAAATTTGCATCTTTCAGAAACTTCTAGTGACTCCTCAGTGGAGGAATCCAAAGGCAGAGATTTAGGCaagagcaaaaggaagaaaaatatgtctgcagcagagacagcagaccataaagagaaaaaagggcaCAGTAGCTCAAGTGATGAGGATGAAGACCTGGGAAATGTAGTCATGGTGACTGCCAAACCTGTGtttgaaggcagaaaaaagaaatcacgGGGCAAGAGaggaataagaaagaaaatatcttaa